In the genome of Thiomicrospira aerophila AL3, one region contains:
- a CDS encoding DUF2058 domain-containing protein: MASLLDQMKKAGLVNEHKAKQAKKEKYQQTKKQQQGMSSSEKTPAELAAEAAAQKADKDRQLNLARQQQQAAKAKQAELKQILSVHGLSHYSGEQRFNFVDGTQVKTLAVNTKTHAGLVAGAIRIVRWEGRYVLVAAEQVDKINQRDDQVLIPLANEATADDGLSDEDREYYAKFAIPDDLVW; the protein is encoded by the coding sequence ATGGCATCGTTATTAGATCAAATGAAAAAAGCAGGGCTGGTGAATGAGCACAAAGCCAAGCAAGCTAAAAAAGAAAAATATCAACAAACTAAAAAACAGCAGCAAGGCATGTCAAGCAGCGAAAAAACGCCAGCTGAATTGGCCGCTGAGGCCGCAGCGCAAAAAGCTGACAAGGATCGCCAGTTAAATTTAGCGCGCCAGCAACAGCAGGCAGCAAAAGCCAAGCAGGCCGAACTGAAACAGATTTTGTCCGTGCATGGTCTAAGCCACTATAGCGGCGAGCAAAGGTTTAATTTTGTGGACGGCACCCAGGTAAAAACCTTGGCGGTGAATACGAAAACCCATGCAGGCCTGGTGGCCGGGGCGATTCGTATTGTGCGTTGGGAGGGGCGCTATGTTTTAGTGGCCGCTGAGCAAGTGGATAAAATTAACCAGCGCGATGACCAGGTGTTGATACCGCTTGCGAACGAGGCAACAGCCGATGATGGCTTGTCGGATGAAGACCGTGAATATTATGCTAA